Proteins encoded within one genomic window of Amycolatopsis sp. 2-15:
- a CDS encoding HpcH/HpaI aldolase/citrate lyase family protein, whose amino-acid sequence MTQIRPRRSVLYMPGANERALEKAKNLPADALVLDLEDAVAPDAKEAARERVCAALGNYGTREVAIRVNGLDTEWHDADLRAAASAGPAAVVVPKVNSASEVHNIERALELGGAPEKTKIWAMLETPVAILNAAEIAAASSRLTVLVMGTNDLAKELHAAFVPGRAPLLTALSTAVLAARATGKVILDGVYNDVKDTAGFEAECRQGCAFGFDGKTLIHPSQLEPCNRIFAPSPAEVDHARRVIAAFDEARAAGRGVVTVDGRMIENLHVEEAQRVLALAEAVGA is encoded by the coding sequence ATGACGCAGATCCGGCCCCGCCGATCGGTGCTCTACATGCCGGGCGCCAACGAACGCGCGCTCGAGAAGGCCAAGAACCTGCCGGCCGACGCGCTCGTCCTCGACCTCGAGGACGCCGTCGCGCCGGACGCCAAGGAAGCCGCGCGCGAGCGGGTGTGCGCCGCGCTGGGGAACTACGGGACGCGCGAGGTGGCCATCCGCGTCAACGGCCTCGACACCGAATGGCACGACGCCGACCTGCGCGCCGCCGCGTCCGCCGGCCCCGCCGCCGTGGTCGTGCCGAAGGTGAACTCGGCGAGCGAGGTGCACAACATCGAGCGCGCCCTGGAGCTCGGGGGCGCACCCGAGAAGACGAAGATCTGGGCGATGCTGGAGACGCCCGTCGCGATCTTGAACGCTGCGGAGATCGCCGCCGCATCGTCGCGGCTCACCGTGCTCGTGATGGGCACGAACGACCTGGCGAAGGAACTGCACGCCGCCTTCGTCCCGGGTCGCGCGCCGCTGCTGACCGCGTTGTCGACCGCCGTCCTCGCCGCCCGCGCCACGGGCAAGGTCATCCTCGACGGCGTCTACAACGATGTGAAGGACACCGCCGGTTTCGAGGCCGAATGCCGCCAGGGCTGCGCCTTCGGCTTCGACGGCAAGACCCTGATTCACCCGTCGCAGCTGGAGCCGTGCAACCGGATCTTCGCCCCCTCCCCCGCGGAGGTCGACCACGCGCGCCGCGTGATCGCGGCCTTCGACGAGGCCCGCGCGGCCGGCCGGGGCGTGGTGACGGTGGACGGGCGGATGATCGAGAACCTGCACGTGGAGGAAGCGCAGCGGGTGCTGGCGTTGGCGGAGGCGGTCGGCGCCTGA
- a CDS encoding amidase, whose translation MELADLTAVDLVAGYRAGTVSPVEATEAVLARIEAREPQLHALYAHDAASARSAAKQSEARWHAGEPLGPIDGVPLTLKENIATRGTPVPLGTAATALTPAAADAPAAARVRESGAVLLAKTTMPDYGMLTSGLSSFHTATRNPWDLSRTPGGSSAGAAAAAASGYGPLHVGTDIGGSIRLPAGWCGLVGLKPSFGRVPVDPPFLGRAAGPLTRTVADTALLMSVLSAPDTRDHLSLPPEAVDWSAVEPALDGLRVGLHLDPGVGLPVDPEITAAVTAAARAFESAGAIVEPLQPFLTRELLDGLDVFWRVRAWSDLLAIPEDRRARVLPYISEWAAGAATTSGVDTYRGFACIDRISVAALRATAPYDVVLSPVCAVPAPPFDHASPTNDPARPFEHIPFTVPYNMSGQPAVALNCGYTTDGIPIGLQIAGPRFADAAVLRAATAYERLRPEQRAWPF comes from the coding sequence ATGGAGCTGGCCGATCTGACCGCGGTGGACCTGGTCGCGGGCTACCGGGCGGGCACGGTCTCGCCCGTCGAGGCGACCGAGGCCGTCCTCGCCCGCATCGAGGCGCGCGAGCCGCAGCTGCACGCCCTGTACGCGCACGACGCGGCTTCAGCGCGCTCTGCCGCGAAGCAGTCCGAAGCCCGTTGGCACGCCGGCGAGCCGCTGGGCCCGATCGACGGCGTTCCCTTGACGCTGAAGGAAAACATCGCCACCCGCGGCACGCCCGTCCCGCTCGGCACCGCCGCCACCGCCCTCACCCCGGCCGCCGCCGACGCCCCCGCCGCCGCGCGCGTCCGCGAGTCCGGCGCCGTGCTGCTGGCCAAAACGACCATGCCCGACTACGGCATGCTCACCTCCGGCCTCTCCAGCTTCCACACCGCCACCCGCAACCCGTGGGACCTCTCGCGCACCCCCGGCGGCTCCAGCGCCGGCGCCGCCGCGGCCGCCGCGTCGGGCTACGGCCCCCTCCACGTCGGCACCGACATCGGCGGCTCCATCCGCCTGCCCGCCGGCTGGTGCGGCCTTGTCGGCCTGAAACCGAGCTTCGGCCGCGTGCCGGTGGACCCGCCGTTCCTCGGCCGCGCCGCGGGCCCGCTGACCAGGACCGTCGCCGACACCGCGCTGCTGATGAGCGTCCTGTCCGCCCCCGACACCCGCGACCACCTCAGCCTCCCGCCCGAGGCGGTGGACTGGTCCGCGGTGGAGCCTGCCCTCGACGGCCTCCGCGTCGGCCTCCACCTCGACCCCGGCGTCGGCCTGCCCGTCGACCCGGAGATCACCGCCGCGGTCACCGCCGCCGCCCGCGCGTTCGAGTCGGCGGGCGCGATCGTGGAGCCGCTTCAGCCGTTCCTGACCCGGGAATTGCTCGACGGCTTGGACGTGTTCTGGCGCGTCCGCGCGTGGTCGGACCTGCTCGCCATCCCGGAGGACCGCCGCGCCCGCGTCCTGCCCTACATCTCGGAATGGGCCGCCGGAGCGGCGACCACGTCCGGAGTGGACACCTACCGCGGCTTCGCCTGCATCGACCGCATCAGCGTCGCCGCCTTGCGGGCCACCGCGCCGTACGACGTCGTCCTGTCCCCGGTGTGCGCCGTCCCGGCCCCGCCGTTCGACCACGCGTCCCCGACCAACGACCCGGCCCGGCCGTTCGAGCACATCCCGTTCACCGTGCCCTACAACATGTCCGGCCAGCCCGCGGTCGCCCTCAACTGCGGCTACACGACGGACGGCATCCCGATCGGCCTGCAGATCGCGGGCCCGCGCTTCGCGGACGCAGCGGTACTTCGCGCCGCGACGGCGTACGAACGGTTGCGCCCGGAGCAGCGGGCCTGGCCGTTCTGA
- a CDS encoding ribose-phosphate diphosphokinase: protein MGNPSLRDIAVFSGSAHPELAAEICTHLGVPLLPVQFERFANDCLQVQLQANCRERDVYIIQPLVKPVQEHLVELLLMLDAARGASAARISVVMPHYAYARSDKKDAPRISIGGRLVADLMVTAGADRVLAMTLHSPQVHGFFSVPVDHLHALHELARHFRQYDLSNATVVSPDLGNAKEAAHFARLLGARVASGTKQRYADDRVEITSVIGDIAGRDVIVLDDEIARGSTVLELLDRLRELKPRTIRVACTHGLFADKAIDRIGSQEDVLEIVCTNTVPVAVEERSEKLKILSIAPAMAEAMRRIHNGESVSSLFEPI, encoded by the coding sequence ATGGGGAATCCTTCCTTGCGGGACATCGCGGTTTTCAGTGGTAGCGCTCATCCCGAACTGGCGGCGGAGATCTGCACCCACCTCGGGGTTCCGCTGCTCCCGGTGCAGTTCGAACGCTTCGCCAACGACTGCCTCCAGGTGCAGCTGCAGGCCAACTGCCGCGAACGCGACGTCTACATCATCCAGCCGCTGGTGAAGCCGGTGCAGGAGCACCTGGTGGAGCTGCTGCTGATGCTCGACGCGGCGCGCGGCGCGTCGGCGGCCCGCATCTCCGTGGTGATGCCGCACTACGCGTACGCGCGCTCGGACAAGAAGGACGCGCCGCGCATCTCCATCGGCGGCCGGCTCGTGGCCGACCTCATGGTCACCGCCGGCGCCGACCGCGTGCTCGCCATGACGCTGCACTCGCCGCAGGTCCACGGCTTCTTCTCGGTGCCCGTCGACCACCTGCACGCGCTGCACGAGCTGGCGCGGCACTTCCGGCAGTACGACCTGTCCAACGCCACCGTCGTCTCGCCCGATCTCGGCAACGCGAAGGAGGCCGCGCACTTCGCGCGGCTGCTCGGCGCGCGCGTCGCGTCGGGCACGAAGCAGCGCTACGCCGACGACCGCGTGGAGATCACGTCGGTGATCGGCGACATCGCCGGCCGCGACGTGATCGTGCTCGACGACGAGATCGCGCGCGGCAGCACCGTGCTGGAGCTGCTCGACCGCCTGCGGGAGCTGAAGCCGCGCACGATCCGCGTCGCCTGTACCCACGGGTTGTTCGCGGACAAGGCGATCGACCGGATCGGCAGCCAGGAGGACGTGCTGGAGATCGTCTGCACCAACACCGTGCCCGTCGCGGTGGAGGAGCGCAGCGAGAAGCTGAAGATCCTGTCGATCGCGCCGGCGATGGCCGAGGCGATGCGGCGGATCCACAACGGCGAGTCGGTCAGCTCGCTGTTCGAGCCGATCTAG
- a CDS encoding D-arabinono-1,4-lactone oxidase: MTPWSNWAGTAKASPQRVHRPRSTAEVADVVSGIAGSGRRVRPWGSGHSFTAIAVAESDALDLTRWTGIETADLETHRVTVRAGTTIKQLNAELDGLGLAMTNLGDIDAQTIAGAISTGTHGTGARFGGISAQIVGLQLVLADGSVVTCSADERPDLFNAARVGLGALGVITTVTLQCEPSFVLTAQERPEPLEQVLEGFDEFAAACDHFEFYWFPYGKNALVKRNNRQPLGTERRPLSKVRQFVDYELTENVAFGGICRLGRAVPKLVQPLGGFAAQVLSAREYSDLSHRVFVTHRGVRFVESEYAVPRESLLDVLAELRALVPRLENPVMFPVEVRVAAADDIWLSTANGRDSAYIAIHQFVGMPYREYFAGFEAIVAQVGGRPHWGKMHDLDAHTLRTRYPHFDDFLRVRKECDPAGTFTNTYLDRVLGPA, translated from the coding sequence CTGGGCCGGCACCGCCAAGGCCTCCCCGCAACGGGTGCACCGGCCCCGCAGCACGGCGGAGGTCGCCGATGTCGTGAGCGGCATCGCCGGCTCCGGCCGCCGCGTGCGGCCGTGGGGCAGCGGCCACTCCTTCACGGCCATCGCCGTCGCCGAGAGCGACGCGCTCGACCTCACGCGCTGGACCGGCATCGAGACGGCCGACCTCGAAACGCACCGCGTGACCGTGCGCGCCGGAACCACGATCAAGCAGCTCAACGCCGAGCTCGACGGCCTCGGCCTGGCCATGACGAACCTCGGCGACATCGACGCACAGACCATCGCCGGCGCGATTTCCACCGGCACCCACGGCACCGGCGCGCGCTTCGGCGGCATCTCGGCGCAGATCGTCGGGCTGCAGCTCGTGCTCGCCGACGGCTCCGTCGTCACCTGCTCCGCCGACGAGCGCCCGGACCTGTTCAACGCCGCCCGCGTCGGGCTCGGGGCCCTCGGCGTGATCACCACCGTCACCCTGCAGTGTGAACCCTCGTTCGTGTTAACCGCGCAGGAACGGCCCGAGCCGCTGGAGCAGGTGCTCGAAGGCTTCGACGAGTTCGCCGCCGCGTGCGACCACTTCGAGTTCTACTGGTTCCCCTACGGCAAAAACGCCCTGGTCAAGCGCAACAACCGGCAGCCGCTCGGCACCGAGCGCAGGCCGCTGTCGAAGGTGCGCCAGTTCGTGGACTACGAGCTCACGGAGAACGTCGCGTTCGGCGGCATCTGCCGGCTCGGCCGCGCCGTGCCGAAGCTCGTGCAGCCGCTCGGCGGGTTCGCCGCGCAAGTGTTGTCGGCGCGCGAGTACAGCGACCTCTCGCACCGCGTGTTCGTGACGCACCGCGGCGTGCGGTTCGTCGAGTCCGAATACGCGGTTCCACGTGAATCACTGCTCGACGTGCTCGCCGAGCTGCGCGCGCTCGTGCCGCGGCTCGAGAACCCGGTGATGTTCCCCGTCGAGGTGCGCGTGGCCGCGGCCGACGACATCTGGCTGTCCACGGCGAACGGCCGCGACTCGGCCTACATCGCCATCCACCAGTTCGTCGGCATGCCCTACCGCGAATACTTCGCGGGCTTCGAGGCGATCGTCGCCCAGGTCGGCGGCCGCCCGCACTGGGGCAAGATGCACGACCTCGACGCCCACACCCTGCGCACGCGCTACCCGCACTTCGACGATTTTCTGCGCGTGCGCAAGGAGTGTGACCCGGCCGGCACGTTCACCAACACGTACCTGGACCGGGTGCTCGGGCCGGCCTAG
- a CDS encoding ATP-binding cassette domain-containing protein, with protein sequence MTLTVEGLRVADLVRDVSFSIGAGERVGLIGESGSGKSLTALSIMGLLPDELSATGSVRLTDRELLGASERELSRLRGNGLSMVFQEPMTALNPAMRVGRQVTEPFRVHGRRGRPAEELLAAVGLPGTARAYPHQLSGGQRQRVVLAMALANEPSLLICDEPTTALDVTVQAQILSLIKGSLSAEAALLFITHDLAVVASVCERVLVMLDGEIVERGSTKDVLTTPQHEYTKALLAASDLEASR encoded by the coding sequence ATGACTCTCACAGTGGAAGGCCTGCGGGTCGCCGACCTGGTGCGCGACGTGTCGTTCTCCATCGGCGCGGGTGAACGCGTCGGGCTGATCGGCGAGTCGGGGTCGGGGAAGTCGCTCACGGCATTGTCGATCATGGGGCTGCTGCCGGACGAGCTGAGCGCGACGGGTTCGGTGCGGTTGACCGATCGCGAGCTGCTGGGCGCGTCCGAACGCGAGCTGTCGCGGTTGCGCGGCAACGGGTTGTCGATGGTGTTCCAGGAGCCGATGACGGCGCTGAACCCGGCGATGCGCGTGGGCCGGCAGGTGACCGAGCCGTTTCGCGTGCACGGGCGGCGCGGGCGTCCGGCGGAGGAGCTGCTGGCGGCGGTCGGGCTGCCGGGCACCGCGCGGGCGTATCCGCATCAGCTTTCGGGCGGGCAGCGGCAGCGGGTGGTGCTGGCGATGGCGCTGGCCAACGAGCCGTCGCTGCTGATCTGCGACGAGCCGACGACGGCGCTCGACGTGACGGTGCAGGCGCAGATCCTGTCGTTGATCAAGGGTTCCTTGTCAGCGGAAGCCGCGTTGCTGTTCATCACGCACGATCTGGCGGTGGTGGCGTCGGTGTGCGAGCGGGTGCTGGTGATGCTGGACGGGGAGATCGTGGAGCGCGGGTCGACGAAGGACGTGTTGACCACGCCGCAGCACGAGTACACGAAGGCGCTGTTGGCGGCTTCTGACCTGGAGGCTTCCCGATGA
- a CDS encoding NAD(P)H-binding protein, with translation MRVVIAGGHGQIALRLEKLLSERGDQPVGIVRNPDHEGDLLAAGAETVVLDLEQSDVDAVAEVLRGADAAVFAAGAGPGSGAARKDTVDRGAAALFAEAAQSAGVRRFIQIGSMGADTPDAPGLEPVFRAYLHAKAAAEEDLKARDLDWTILRPGELTNDSGSGNVKIAPKTGRAAVPREDVAAVVVALLDAPATARRTLELISGEDSIADAISAL, from the coding sequence ATGCGAGTCGTCATTGCCGGTGGACACGGTCAGATCGCCCTTCGTCTCGAGAAGCTGCTGTCCGAGCGGGGTGATCAGCCCGTCGGGATCGTGCGCAACCCCGATCACGAAGGCGACCTGCTCGCGGCCGGCGCCGAGACCGTGGTGCTCGACCTGGAGCAGTCCGATGTGGACGCGGTCGCCGAGGTACTCCGTGGGGCCGACGCGGCGGTGTTCGCCGCGGGCGCCGGACCGGGCAGTGGCGCGGCGCGCAAGGACACTGTCGACCGTGGGGCCGCGGCGCTGTTCGCCGAGGCGGCCCAGAGCGCGGGCGTCCGGCGATTCATCCAGATCGGCTCCATGGGCGCCGACACTCCCGACGCGCCGGGCCTCGAGCCCGTTTTCCGCGCCTACCTGCACGCGAAGGCGGCGGCGGAGGAAGATCTGAAGGCCCGCGACCTCGACTGGACGATCCTGCGCCCCGGCGAGCTGACCAACGACTCCGGCAGCGGCAACGTCAAGATCGCCCCCAAGACCGGCCGCGCCGCCGTGCCGCGGGAGGACGTCGCCGCCGTGGTCGTCGCCCTGCTCGACGCGCCGGCCACCGCGCGTCGCACCCTTGAGCTGATCTCCGGTGAGGACTCGATCGCGGACGCGATCTCGGCGCTCTGA
- a CDS encoding aldehyde dehydrogenase family protein — protein MPDYPEGLPIGSGWVSTSDTSDVIFPYDGSVIGSAPVGTPVLATRAIDEAVAVAREVAALPSRTRRQLLNDVAAALRSQSAEFEALLVWETGKPLVDCRVEVARTIVTWEAAAEEVSRLHGETVPLDLLPSGDGLVGFWKRKPIGVVVGIAGFNYPVLLASHKIAPAIAAGCPVVVKPAPQTPLATLWLVHLVRSSAPIPAMVQLVTGDASVGSALVTDRRIGAVSFTGSAAVGHQIARDAAPTKTLLELGSNAALVVAEDADLEAAADAVLRGGFYASGQACISVQRVLVVSSVAAEFTARVLARLAEVVVGDPRSETTRVSKLIDSRSTDRVVEWVDKATAAGARVLAGGSLRDGALEPTVLADVPDGVECWDEEIFGPVVCLRTVSDVDAAFAAVNASRYGLHASVYSRSLNTAFRALDELDVGGVVVNEVPGFRSDTMPYGGVKDSGIGREGPRFAVEELTVTRMAVLRP, from the coding sequence ATGCCTGACTACCCCGAGGGATTGCCGATCGGTTCCGGCTGGGTGTCTACTTCGGACACTTCGGACGTGATTTTCCCCTACGACGGCAGTGTGATCGGTTCGGCCCCGGTCGGCACTCCCGTCCTGGCGACACGTGCGATCGACGAGGCCGTGGCTGTCGCGCGCGAGGTCGCGGCCCTTCCTTCGCGGACGCGGCGGCAGTTGCTGAACGACGTGGCCGCCGCGTTGCGCTCACAGAGCGCCGAGTTCGAAGCGTTGCTGGTCTGGGAAACCGGAAAACCGCTGGTCGACTGCCGGGTGGAGGTCGCGCGCACGATCGTCACGTGGGAAGCCGCGGCCGAGGAGGTTTCGCGCCTGCACGGCGAAACCGTGCCCCTGGACCTGTTGCCTTCGGGCGACGGCCTCGTCGGCTTCTGGAAACGCAAACCGATCGGCGTTGTCGTCGGGATCGCCGGGTTCAACTACCCGGTGCTGCTGGCGTCGCACAAAATCGCGCCGGCCATCGCGGCCGGCTGTCCCGTGGTGGTGAAGCCTGCGCCGCAGACGCCCTTGGCCACGCTGTGGCTGGTTCACCTCGTCCGTTCCTCGGCGCCCATTCCGGCCATGGTGCAACTGGTCACCGGCGACGCCTCGGTCGGTTCCGCGCTGGTCACCGACCGCCGTATCGGCGCGGTGTCGTTCACCGGCTCGGCCGCCGTCGGCCACCAGATCGCCCGCGACGCCGCCCCGACCAAGACCTTGCTGGAGCTGGGCTCGAACGCGGCTCTGGTTGTCGCTGAAGACGCCGACCTCGAAGCCGCCGCAGACGCCGTGTTGCGTGGCGGGTTCTACGCCTCCGGCCAAGCGTGCATCTCGGTGCAGCGGGTTCTGGTCGTTTCTTCGGTGGCCGCGGAATTCACCGCTCGCGTGCTGGCTCGCCTTGCTGAAGTCGTCGTCGGCGATCCGCGCTCGGAGACCACCCGCGTGTCCAAACTGATCGATTCCCGCTCCACCGACCGCGTCGTCGAGTGGGTCGACAAAGCGACCGCCGCCGGCGCGCGCGTGCTGGCCGGCGGCTCTCTGCGTGACGGCGCCCTGGAACCGACGGTGTTGGCCGACGTCCCCGACGGCGTCGAATGCTGGGACGAGGAAATCTTCGGCCCCGTCGTCTGCCTCCGCACGGTGTCCGATGTGGACGCTGCCTTCGCGGCCGTCAACGCCTCTCGCTACGGGCTCCACGCCAGCGTCTACAGCCGGTCCCTGAACACCGCCTTCCGCGCTCTCGACGAGCTCGACGTCGGCGGCGTCGTCGTGAACGAAGTCCCCGGCTTCCGCTCCGACACCATGCCCTACGGCGGCGTCAAGGACTCCGGCATCGGCCGCGAGGGCCCCCGCTTCGCTGTGGAAGAACTGACCGTGACGAGGATGGCGGTGCTGCGCCCGTGA
- a CDS encoding ABC transporter permease encodes MTVKVLRRVAILVVSLFVASIVVFLFMAVLPGDPAQVALGVNATPELLAKTRAEFGIDRSLVTQYFSWIGGVLHGDFGRSYVTREAIGPQLLDRLGVTLWLVGAGMVVALVIAVPVGMFAAVRHRKPSGATVSGLSQIGVAIPAFLAGIILVQIFAVQLRWLPSGGWTPPDQDAGQFVRGLILPALSLGLVQGAVLTRYVRSAVLDTLGQDYLRTARSKGLLPAQALRRHGLRNASVPVVTVLGLQLATLLIGAVVVERVFVLPGLGSMLLDAVSSRDLLTVQGIVLVLVAGVLLVNFVVDVLYTVLDPRLRGS; translated from the coding sequence ATGACCGTGAAGGTGCTTCGGCGAGTCGCGATCCTCGTGGTCAGTCTTTTTGTCGCGTCGATCGTGGTGTTCCTGTTCATGGCCGTGCTGCCGGGCGACCCGGCGCAGGTCGCGCTCGGCGTCAACGCGACGCCGGAGCTGCTGGCGAAGACGCGCGCGGAGTTCGGCATCGACCGCTCGCTGGTCACGCAGTACTTCAGCTGGATCGGCGGCGTGCTGCACGGCGACTTCGGCCGCTCGTACGTCACGCGCGAAGCCATCGGGCCGCAGCTGCTCGACCGGCTCGGCGTGACGTTGTGGCTGGTCGGCGCCGGCATGGTGGTGGCGCTCGTGATCGCGGTGCCGGTGGGGATGTTCGCGGCCGTGCGGCACCGCAAGCCCAGTGGCGCCACGGTTTCCGGGCTGTCGCAGATCGGCGTGGCGATCCCCGCGTTCCTCGCCGGGATCATCCTGGTGCAGATCTTCGCGGTGCAGCTGCGCTGGCTGCCCAGCGGCGGGTGGACGCCGCCGGACCAGGACGCGGGCCAGTTCGTGCGCGGGCTGATCCTGCCGGCGTTGTCGCTGGGATTGGTGCAGGGCGCGGTGCTCACGCGCTACGTCCGCTCGGCCGTGCTCGACACGCTCGGACAAGATTATTTGCGCACGGCGCGGTCGAAGGGCCTGTTGCCGGCGCAGGCGTTGCGGCGCCACGGGTTGCGCAACGCGTCCGTCCCCGTGGTCACCGTGCTCGGCCTGCAGCTCGCGACGCTGCTGATCGGCGCGGTCGTGGTGGAGCGCGTGTTCGTGCTGCCGGGTCTGGGCAGCATGCTGCTCGACGCCGTGTCTTCGCGCGATTTGCTGACGGTGCAGGGGATCGTGCTGGTTCTCGTGGCGGGGGTGCTGCTGGTGAACTTCGTCGTGGACGTGCTCTACACGGTGCTCGACCCGAGATTGCGGGGTTCGTGA
- a CDS encoding ABC transporter ATP-binding protein, with translation MIEVRDLTRVYQRRDVQALRGVSFDVEAGQRFGIVGESGSGKSTLVRLLAALDRPTSGTVSFDGRRIDNLPERKLGFLRSSMQIVFQDPMGSLDPRMRVRDIISEPLGRRSPERVASLLEAVGLPADAASRYPHQFSGGQRQRISIARALAPNPSVLLADEPVSALDVSVRAQILDLLARLVAEFSLTLVFVSHDLGVVRHVCDRVAVMRRGEIVEIGAVEEVYETPQHEYTRELLAAAPNLRAELARLIGGPSGGSAKDA, from the coding sequence ATGATCGAGGTCCGAGATCTGACGCGCGTCTACCAGCGCCGGGATGTTCAGGCGTTGCGTGGCGTGAGCTTCGACGTCGAGGCTGGTCAGCGGTTCGGCATCGTCGGCGAGTCGGGGTCCGGGAAGTCGACTTTGGTCCGGCTGCTCGCCGCGCTGGACCGGCCGACGTCGGGCACGGTTTCCTTCGACGGCCGGCGGATCGACAACCTGCCGGAGCGGAAGCTGGGGTTCCTGCGCTCGTCGATGCAGATCGTCTTCCAGGACCCGATGGGTTCGCTCGACCCGCGGATGCGCGTGCGCGACATCATTTCCGAGCCGTTGGGCCGCCGTTCGCCGGAGCGGGTGGCCTCGTTGCTGGAAGCCGTCGGCCTGCCCGCCGACGCCGCTTCGCGCTACCCGCACCAGTTCTCCGGCGGCCAGCGCCAGCGCATCTCCATCGCCCGCGCGCTGGCGCCGAACCCGAGCGTGCTGCTGGCCGACGAGCCGGTGAGCGCCCTCGACGTCTCCGTGCGCGCCCAGATCCTCGACCTGCTGGCGCGCCTGGTGGCGGAGTTCTCGTTGACGCTCGTTTTCGTCTCCCACGACCTCGGCGTGGTGCGGCACGTGTGCGACCGCGTCGCCGTGATGCGGCGCGGGGAGATCGTGGAGATCGGCGCCGTCGAGGAGGTCTACGAAACGCCTCAGCACGAGTACACCCGGGAACTGCTGGCGGCCGCGCCCAACCTGCGCGCCGAGCTGGCCCGGCTGATTGGAGGGCCGAGTGGAGGGAGCGCGAAAGATGCCTGA
- a CDS encoding ABC transporter permease: MTTLTPVRNRSLVLGAVLVALVVLAALVSFVWTPYDPVQVNAPDKLLGFSAQHLFGTDKFGRDVFSQIMVGARTTLYVGVVAVGIAAVIGTPLGVLAGLAPRWLGEFVMRVNDLVLAFPALLLAIMFGAVFGADTLTAMVAIGIATIPSFARIARSGTLQVGSSEFVLAARAAGRSRGNIAVRHVLPNISGLLIVQSSVSFAIAVLAEAALSFLGFGTRPPTPSWGRMLQESQELLTIHPRLALVPGVAIAVAVLGFNLLGDGLRDRLDPRLAARA, translated from the coding sequence ATGACCACGCTCACCCCGGTGCGAAACCGCAGCCTCGTGCTCGGCGCGGTGCTGGTGGCGCTCGTCGTGCTGGCCGCGCTGGTGTCGTTCGTGTGGACGCCGTATGACCCGGTGCAGGTCAACGCGCCGGACAAGCTGCTGGGCTTTTCCGCCCAGCACCTGTTCGGCACCGACAAGTTCGGCCGCGACGTGTTCAGCCAGATCATGGTCGGCGCGCGCACCACGTTGTACGTCGGTGTGGTCGCCGTCGGCATCGCCGCGGTGATCGGCACACCGCTGGGTGTGCTGGCGGGGCTGGCGCCGCGGTGGCTGGGCGAGTTCGTGATGCGCGTGAACGACCTGGTGCTGGCGTTTCCCGCGCTGCTGCTGGCGATCATGTTCGGCGCGGTGTTCGGCGCCGACACACTCACGGCGATGGTCGCCATCGGCATCGCGACCATCCCGTCGTTCGCGCGAATCGCGCGGTCGGGGACCTTGCAGGTGGGCAGCAGCGAGTTCGTGCTCGCGGCGCGCGCGGCCGGACGCTCGCGCGGGAACATCGCCGTGCGCCACGTGCTGCCGAACATCTCGGGCCTGCTGATCGTGCAGTCCTCGGTGTCGTTCGCGATCGCCGTGCTGGCCGAGGCGGCGCTGTCGTTCCTCGGCTTCGGCACGCGGCCGCCGACACCGTCGTGGGGCCGGATGCTGCAGGAGTCGCAGGAGCTGCTGACCATTCATCCACGGCTCGCGCTGGTGCCGGGCGTTGCGATCGCGGTGGCGGTGCTCGGCTTCAACCTGCTGGGCGACGGCTTGCGCGACCGGCTCGACCCGCGATTGGCGGCGCGCGCATGA
- a CDS encoding SDR family NAD(P)-dependent oxidoreductase, with the protein MTYENLFRLDGRRAVVLGGGSGIGREAARALAAHGAHVICADRDIAAARETGVAEAYEIDLLQPGAVEKAAADLGELDVVVLTAGVNVRKRLLDYTRDEFNRVVELNLGVAFEVVRAFGGPMVTRGRGSIIGFSSIRGTTVEPGQGPYAATKAGLVQLFRTAAAEFGPSGVRVNAIAPGVVETPLTAQIKQNPGWYDAYATKGALGRWARADELAGAVVYLASDASTFVTGSVLAVDGGWTAVDGRFEPPAS; encoded by the coding sequence GTGACCTACGAAAACCTCTTCCGCCTCGACGGCCGCCGCGCCGTCGTCCTGGGTGGTGGCAGCGGCATCGGCCGCGAAGCCGCGCGGGCGCTGGCCGCGCACGGTGCCCACGTGATCTGCGCCGACCGCGACATCGCCGCCGCGCGCGAGACGGGTGTGGCCGAGGCGTACGAGATCGACCTCCTCCAACCCGGCGCCGTCGAGAAGGCGGCCGCGGACCTGGGTGAGCTCGACGTCGTCGTCCTGACCGCCGGCGTCAACGTCCGCAAGCGCCTCCTCGACTACACCCGCGACGAGTTCAACCGCGTCGTCGAGCTGAACCTCGGCGTAGCGTTCGAGGTGGTGCGCGCGTTCGGCGGGCCGATGGTCACGCGTGGGCGCGGCAGCATCATCGGGTTCTCCTCGATCCGCGGCACGACCGTCGAGCCGGGTCAAGGGCCGTACGCCGCGACAAAAGCCGGCCTGGTGCAGCTCTTCCGCACCGCTGCCGCGGAGTTCGGGCCTTCGGGCGTCCGCGTGAACGCCATCGCGCCGGGCGTCGTCGAAACCCCGCTCACCGCGCAGATCAAGCAGAATCCCGGCTGGTACGACGCCTACGCCACCAAGGGCGCCCTCGGCCGCTGGGCGCGCGCCGACGAGCTGGCCGGCGCCGTGGTGTACCTCGCTTCGGACGCTTCGACGTTCGTCACGGGCTCCGTGCTCGCCGTCGACGGGGGCTGGACCGCCGTCGACGGACGTTTCGAACCACCCGCTTCGTGA